AATCATGGCGAAGACAGCCAACGAAGCGATCCAGTTCAACTACGAACGGTTCACCCGCCAGGGCGACATCATGCTGGCCGCCGGCGTGGTGGTCATTCTATTCGTCATGCTGGTCCCGGTGCCTTCGGCCTTTATCGACCTCATGCTCACCTTCTCCATCTCGATTAGCTTGGTAATTCTGGTGACGAGCATGTTCATGGGCTCGCCCCTGGAATTTTCCATCTATCCGACCTTGCTGCTGGTCACCACCCTGCTTCGCCTGTCCATGAACGTGGCCTCCACCCGTTTGATTCTGCTCCACGGCGACGAAGGCCCTTCGGCGGCAGGGCACGTCATCCAGGCCTTTGGCCAGTTCGTGGTCGGCGGCAACTACGTCGTCGGCTGCGTCATCTTTTTGGTGCTTTTTGCCATCAACAAAAAAGTCATCGTCGCCGGCACCACCCGTATCGCCGAAGTGGCCGCCCGCTTCACCCTGGACGCCATGCCGGGCAAGCAGATGGCCATTGAAGCCGACCTCAACGCCGGCCTCATCAACGAACAGCAGGCCACCTCCCGCCGCAACATCATCCGCAAGGAAGCCGACTTTTACGGCGCCATGGACGGCGCCGGCAAGTTTGTCTCCGGAGACGTCACCGCCACCATCATCATTACGGCCATCAACATCTTCGGCGGCTTTTTCATCGGCGTGCTGCAAAAGGGCATGAACTGGAAGGACGCCGCCCAGACCTACACGCTGTTGACCATCGGTGACGGCCTTGTCTCCATCATTCCTTCCATCATCATTTCCACGTCGGCCGGCCTGATCGTGTCCCGGGCCGCAGCCGAAGCCAAGATGGGCGAGGAATTCCTGGCCCAGCTGACCTTCCATCCCAAGGCCCTTCGCCTCGTCTCCGCCATGTTGCTTCTCTTTGCCATCGTTCCCGGCCTGCCCACCATCCCCTTCCTGGTCATGTCGGCCCTGCTCTTCTTCGTGGCCAGACTCTCGGGACAGCAACAGGATATGCTCAAGACCAGCGCCGCCGAGCAGGAGAAAAAGCCTGCCCCGGAACTGGAAACCCCGGAGGAAGTCCAGGCATTGTTGCCC
The nucleotide sequence above comes from Desulfovibrio sp. TomC. Encoded proteins:
- the flhA gene encoding flagellar biosynthesis protein FlhA, with product MAKTANEAIQFNYERFTRQGDIMLAAGVVVILFVMLVPVPSAFIDLMLTFSISISLVILVTSMFMGSPLEFSIYPTLLLVTTLLRLSMNVASTRLILLHGDEGPSAAGHVIQAFGQFVVGGNYVVGCVIFLVLFAINKKVIVAGTTRIAEVAARFTLDAMPGKQMAIEADLNAGLINEQQATSRRNIIRKEADFYGAMDGAGKFVSGDVTATIIITAINIFGGFFIGVLQKGMNWKDAAQTYTLLTIGDGLVSIIPSIIISTSAGLIVSRAAAEAKMGEEFLAQLTFHPKALRLVSAMLLLFAIVPGLPTIPFLVMSALLFFVARLSGQQQDMLKTSAAEQEKKPAPELETPEEVQALLPLDALELEVGYGLIPLVDEEQNGNLLARIRSIRRQFALDMGVVIPSLHLRDNLQLRPGQYVVLIKGNEVASAEILIDHYLAMDPGDAKHRIQGVETREPAFNLPALWVPELQKDEAMLAGYTVVDPATVIATHLTEVFKRHLHEFLGRQEVQTLLEHLSKRAPKAVEELVPGAMNLGGVQKVLQNLVREGVSIRDLLTVAETMADYSASVKDPDQLTEYVRSRMGRTIVKPYLTGEGALPILTLAPKVEGAIQESVRQTDHGAYLAMEPGLAQRIIQSIQKAMDKAMLGEGQPVLLTSPLVRPHLAQLLSRFIPNLPVISQAEIPAEIKLQSLANIGLTNAG